The following coding sequences are from one Saprospiraceae bacterium window:
- a CDS encoding outer membrane beta-barrel protein: MKKVVIYLLFLLPLAASAQFENLKVSFILGPNLSWMGSNDSKVTSDGANLGFKMHVLGEYLLNDRYSFTGGLGLSFLQGGKLSFAQGGNLWSEAELGIPKKDSLSNGVVLGYRVNYAEIPFGFKMRTDPFGKWRFYANVPEFSIGLKSRARGSIDKNINNSTKENISKEIAFLNISWAAGIGTEYSLSDNLAIIAGIRYFQSITDITDDSGRYFDGSKEDSKGTIYNIDFRIGVLF, translated from the coding sequence ATGAAAAAAGTTGTAATCTATTTACTTTTCTTACTGCCTTTGGCAGCTTCAGCTCAATTCGAAAATCTAAAAGTAAGCTTTATTCTTGGCCCGAATTTGAGTTGGATGGGATCAAATGACTCTAAAGTTACTTCTGATGGAGCCAATTTGGGCTTCAAAATGCATGTTCTAGGGGAATATTTGCTCAATGATCGATACTCTTTCACAGGTGGTTTGGGTTTGAGTTTTCTACAAGGGGGTAAACTGAGTTTTGCCCAAGGTGGAAATCTATGGTCTGAAGCAGAATTGGGCATCCCGAAAAAAGATTCATTGTCAAATGGAGTTGTACTGGGATATAGGGTAAATTATGCAGAAATACCTTTCGGATTTAAAATGAGAACGGATCCATTTGGAAAATGGCGATTTTATGCGAATGTTCCGGAGTTTTCGATCGGACTTAAATCAAGAGCACGGGGTTCTATTGATAAAAATATCAATAATTCGACCAAGGAAAATATTTCTAAGGAAATCGCATTTCTGAACATTTCTTGGGCTGCCGGGATAGGGACAGAATATTCTCTTTCAGACAATCTGGCTATTATCGCAGGGATTAGATATTTTCAGAGTATCACTGACATAACCGATGACAGTGGAAGGTATTTCGATGGAAGCAAGGAAGATTCCAAGGGAACCATCTACAATATCGACTTCAGGATAGGTGTCTTATTTTAG
- a CDS encoding NAD(P)H-hydrate dehydratase, with protein MKLFTGKQIKEYDQYTIRETPITSYDLMEKASRSLSFEILKNCGTESNYIVVCGYGNNGGDGLAIARMLHTRKIKVQVFLCNPGGILMSPETKKNLELLEDLISVCQVNAVEDFNPDIVERSIIIDALLGSGTNRRPQGLYLEIIRRMNNSKAKIISVDLPSGLKTEEILCSTDMDMVVHSDFTYAIEQAKLSFFYPENEKAVGEWSVIKIGLHPQFSKITESPYYLIDAEEIKNIYKPRSKFSHKGTFGHCLIIAGSKGKMGAASLASKAALRSGAGLVTAFVPNVGIDIIQSTVPQVMAMEGGPHENISEAVDRIEDFEAICIGPGIGKKQATKEVLERLLKSSKRPVVLDADALNLLAEHKNLLNFLPKESILTPHLKEFDRICGEHSDSFSRQEGQQKFAKKFGVYVILKGAHSCIASPDGSLWFNATGNPGMATAGSGDVLTGIVCSLLSQGYTSQEACKLSVYVHGLAGDLALRNQSTESLCAGDIIDSLGLAFKQIQHFSSH; from the coding sequence GTGAAATTATTTACAGGAAAGCAGATTAAGGAATACGATCAATACACCATCCGTGAAACACCAATTACTTCCTATGATTTAATGGAGAAAGCCTCCAGATCACTTTCTTTCGAAATTTTAAAGAACTGCGGAACTGAATCCAATTATATCGTGGTGTGTGGGTACGGAAATAATGGAGGTGATGGCCTTGCAATTGCAAGAATGCTTCATACACGTAAAATAAAAGTGCAGGTCTTTCTGTGCAACCCGGGTGGTATTCTAATGAGTCCTGAGACAAAAAAAAATTTAGAATTGCTAGAGGATTTGATATCGGTATGTCAAGTCAATGCTGTTGAAGATTTCAATCCGGATATCGTAGAGAGAAGTATCATCATTGACGCTTTGCTCGGCTCAGGGACAAACAGAAGACCTCAGGGATTATATCTGGAAATCATCCGTCGGATGAATAACAGTAAAGCAAAAATCATTTCTGTGGATCTTCCTTCCGGGCTTAAGACGGAAGAAATATTATGTTCAACAGATATGGATATGGTGGTACATTCAGACTTCACCTACGCCATTGAACAGGCTAAGCTCAGCTTTTTTTACCCTGAAAATGAAAAAGCGGTAGGTGAATGGTCAGTGATCAAGATTGGTTTACATCCTCAGTTTTCTAAAATCACCGAAAGTCCCTATTACTTGATTGATGCAGAGGAAATAAAAAACATTTACAAGCCAAGGAGCAAATTTTCGCATAAGGGTACATTCGGACATTGCTTGATTATAGCCGGTTCAAAAGGTAAAATGGGTGCTGCTTCGTTAGCTTCAAAAGCAGCCCTTCGGTCAGGAGCAGGTTTGGTGACAGCGTTTGTTCCAAATGTAGGAATTGACATTATTCAATCCACTGTGCCTCAAGTGATGGCAATGGAAGGAGGACCTCATGAAAATATCAGTGAGGCAGTTGATAGAATAGAAGATTTTGAGGCAATTTGTATTGGACCCGGCATCGGTAAAAAGCAAGCAACGAAGGAGGTCTTGGAACGGTTATTGAAGTCATCCAAAAGACCTGTTGTTCTCGATGCAGATGCATTGAATCTTTTGGCGGAGCATAAGAATTTATTGAATTTTCTGCCAAAGGAAAGTATCCTGACTCCCCATCTTAAAGAATTTGATCGAATATGTGGTGAACATTCCGACAGCTTTTCGAGGCAGGAAGGTCAACAGAAGTTTGCTAAGAAATTTGGTGTTTATGTAATTCTCAAGGGTGCTCATTCCTGCATTGCAAGTCCTGACGGCAGCTTGTGGTTTAATGCAACCGGCAACCCGGGAATGGCTACAGCAGGTAGTGGAGATGTATTAACTGGGATAGTATGTTCCTTGTTATCACAGGGTTATACCTCTCAGGAGGCCTGTAAATTGTCGGTATATGTTCACGGTTTAGCAGGAGATTTGGCTCTTAGAAATCAATCTACAGAATCCCTTTGCGCTGGTGATATCATTGATTCTTTAGGTCTTGCTTTTAAGCAAATCCAGCACTTTTCATCTCATTAA
- a CDS encoding GNAT family N-acetyltransferase, with protein MEFKYFNKNQLERYIHSDQFWKADYIPISTHRALSQIKNPRAKNEDILLISAEENGKLIGYIGILPDDIVQENKSAIHFGWFSCLWVDPVLRGRSIGKQLVNRALEAWNDHICITDYTDEANILYNKTNKFQHDNLNEGIRIYQRFDTAFILSSKHNFFRQIKGILKLSDRILNYIADKRYLFYSPDSDKHNFFEVNQIDQGLSDWILDKNTKNKFRRTQLELNWIREYPWLLMKPENSESKKYYFSSISQYFKNHLVVQKDSNGEYSDVLMLSIRNSHLKVLYGHLTNPQSTFSFLRQFIIQNRISTISIFHPELVLQMKKQFVFCLYKKPISKRFRISMDLWPFLKDYLKEIQCGDGDSCFT; from the coding sequence ATGGAATTTAAGTATTTCAATAAAAATCAATTAGAACGATATATACATTCAGATCAATTTTGGAAGGCAGATTATATTCCTATCAGCACTCATCGGGCCCTTTCTCAAATAAAAAATCCACGAGCAAAAAATGAAGACATTCTGCTCATAAGCGCTGAAGAAAATGGCAAGTTAATAGGGTATATAGGTATCCTGCCTGATGATATCGTTCAAGAAAATAAATCTGCAATACATTTTGGATGGTTTAGTTGTTTGTGGGTTGATCCTGTACTTCGAGGCAGAAGCATCGGAAAACAGTTGGTAAATCGTGCGCTTGAGGCCTGGAATGATCATATCTGCATTACCGATTACACGGATGAAGCCAACATCCTGTACAATAAGACAAACAAATTTCAACATGACAATCTCAATGAAGGAATAAGAATTTATCAAAGATTTGATACTGCTTTTATTTTATCTTCTAAACACAATTTCTTTAGGCAAATCAAAGGTATTCTTAAGCTCTCTGATCGAATATTGAATTATATTGCTGACAAGCGATATTTATTTTACAGCCCAGACTCTGATAAACACAATTTTTTTGAAGTCAATCAAATTGATCAAGGTCTTTCTGATTGGATTTTGGATAAAAATACTAAAAACAAGTTCCGGAGAACTCAATTGGAACTCAATTGGATAAGAGAGTATCCCTGGCTCCTGATGAAGCCTGAAAACAGCGAAAGTAAAAAATATTATTTTTCATCAATCAGCCAGTATTTTAAAAATCATTTGGTTGTACAAAAAGATTCGAATGGAGAATACTCTGATGTCTTGATGCTCAGCATCAGGAATTCACATTTGAAAGTTCTTTATGGTCATCTTACAAATCCTCAATCTACATTTTCATTTTTACGTCAATTTATTATACAGAATCGAATTTCAACGATTAGTATTTTTCATCCTGAATTGGTCTTACAAATGAAAAAACAATTTGTATTTTGTTTGTACAAAAAACCTATCTCAAAGAGATTCCGGATTTCAATGGATCTTTGGCCTTTCTTGAAAGATTATTTGAAGGAGATTCAGTGTGGTGATGGTGACAGTTGTTTTACCTGA
- the nadC gene encoding carboxylating nicotinate-nucleotide diphosphorylase — translation MDLKRFIEESLSEDVRSGDITSLACVPITNKSVAHLKVKDDGVLAGVEFARMVFDFVDPAIQFEQTISDGTSVKYGDIAFEVRGSSRDLLKAERLVLNAMQRMSGIASLSRKFAEAVSGLPVTILDTRKTTPLNRQLEKWAVRIGGCHNYRDGLYDWFMIKDNHIEACGSITDAIKAVKAYQHQNGMEQIGITVEVRNLDECEQVLSIGGVNRIMLDNFDTGLLKEAVSLIDHRFETEASGGVNLQTVRPIALCGVDFISVGALTHSAGSLDLSLKIQ, via the coding sequence ATGGACTTAAAACGGTTTATTGAAGAAAGCCTATCTGAGGATGTCAGGTCTGGAGATATCACCTCGTTGGCATGTGTACCAATCACTAACAAGTCTGTAGCACATCTAAAAGTCAAAGATGACGGTGTACTGGCAGGAGTTGAATTCGCAAGAATGGTTTTCGACTTTGTCGATCCTGCGATTCAATTTGAGCAAACGATTTCTGATGGGACTTCCGTAAAGTATGGCGATATCGCTTTTGAGGTGCGTGGATCCAGCAGAGATTTGTTAAAAGCTGAGAGATTAGTATTGAACGCCATGCAAAGAATGAGCGGTATTGCAAGTTTGAGTAGAAAATTTGCCGAGGCCGTTTCTGGACTTCCTGTGACTATTTTGGATACGAGGAAAACCACGCCCCTGAATCGCCAATTGGAAAAGTGGGCTGTGCGTATCGGAGGTTGCCACAACTACAGGGATGGCTTGTATGATTGGTTTATGATCAAGGACAATCATATCGAAGCTTGTGGTTCCATTACAGATGCCATCAAAGCAGTCAAAGCTTATCAACATCAGAATGGTATGGAACAAATAGGAATCACTGTGGAGGTTAGAAACCTGGATGAATGTGAGCAAGTGCTGTCTATCGGAGGTGTGAACCGTATCATGTTGGACAACTTTGATACGGGATTGTTGAAGGAAGCGGTCAGTTTGATAGACCATCGCTTTGAAACCGAAGCTTCCGGAGGAGTAAACCTACAAACTGTACGTCCGATCGCTTTATGCGGAGTGGACTTCATTTCCGTAGGAGCACTCACTCACAGTGCCGGAAGCCTCGATTTAAGCTTGAAGATACAATAA
- a CDS encoding polysaccharide deacetylase family protein: MAGYRDKFIINFHSLTTPMSLSWWLERSQIKLFCPVYHLVSDKIPDHIKHLYPVRSTTQFENDLDLMLKFFEPINIVQLKNILKNGNNSGKRYMFLSFDDGLSEMNHIVAPILKKKSVPAVFFINPAFVDNKNLFFRHKASILIEYLSKNKILDFITKSQLKSLNYLQQNLADEIANQHQINFDNYLQQNTPYLTKTEIEQLIHQGFDIGAHSWDHPQYELLPQSVQIEQTIRSIDYVTSAFQVEVQSFAFPFTDYGVQNNFFRILAQYYPESLTFGCAGLKNEIFPNHIQRVPMEVKDLNAQQVLSAELCYYNIKKFFGKDKIVRADGI, encoded by the coding sequence ATGGCAGGCTACCGGGATAAATTTATAATTAATTTTCATTCACTGACGACGCCAATGTCTTTGTCTTGGTGGTTAGAGCGCAGTCAAATCAAATTATTTTGTCCTGTATATCATCTTGTCAGTGACAAGATTCCAGACCATATCAAGCATTTATATCCGGTACGAAGCACGACACAATTTGAAAATGATCTCGATCTGATGTTGAAATTTTTTGAACCTATTAACATCGTTCAACTTAAAAATATTCTCAAAAACGGGAACAACTCCGGCAAGAGATATATGTTCCTCAGCTTTGACGACGGTTTGAGCGAGATGAATCATATCGTTGCGCCAATCTTGAAAAAAAAATCAGTTCCCGCTGTTTTCTTTATAAATCCTGCATTTGTTGACAATAAAAATTTGTTTTTCAGACACAAGGCCAGTATCCTGATAGAGTATCTTTCTAAAAATAAAATCCTTGACTTCATTACTAAGAGCCAACTAAAATCCTTAAACTATCTACAACAGAACCTTGCAGATGAAATCGCTAATCAACATCAAATCAATTTCGATAATTATCTCCAACAGAACACACCCTATCTCACAAAAACCGAAATCGAACAATTAATTCATCAGGGCTTTGATATTGGAGCACACAGCTGGGATCATCCACAATATGAGCTCCTTCCACAATCTGTACAAATTGAACAAACGATTAGAAGTATTGATTATGTAACATCTGCATTTCAGGTGGAAGTCCAGAGTTTTGCTTTTCCTTTTACAGATTATGGCGTTCAAAATAATTTTTTTAGAATTTTAGCTCAATATTATCCTGAATCTCTGACCTTTGGTTGTGCAGGATTAAAAAATGAAATTTTTCCAAACCATATTCAGAGAGTACCTATGGAAGTAAAAGATCTGAATGCTCAACAAGTATTGAGTGCAGAGTTGTGTTATTATAATATCAAAAAATTCTTCGGAAAAGATAAAATAGTAAGGGCTGATGGAATTTAA
- a CDS encoding AMP nucleosidase codes for MKTKREIVENWLPRYTGTALNDFGQYILLVNFSHYVEEFARWHNVEVKGRDRSMINATADNITIINFGMGSPNAGTIIDLLSAIQPKALLFLGKCGGLKVSKNKVGDFILPIAAIRGEGTSNDYLPPEVPALPAFALQKAISTTIRDCDRDYWTGTVYTTNKRVWEHRVDFKRYLTRLRALAIDMETATIFIAAFKNRMPAGALLLVSDMPMVPEGVKTEESDKSVTVNHAELHLRIGIDSLKQLINNSMTVRHLKF; via the coding sequence ATGAAAACAAAACGCGAGATAGTTGAAAATTGGTTGCCCCGGTATACCGGCACGGCTTTGAATGACTTTGGTCAGTATATTTTGTTGGTGAACTTCAGCCATTACGTAGAAGAATTCGCTAGATGGCACAATGTTGAAGTCAAGGGAAGAGATCGGAGTATGATCAATGCCACAGCAGACAATATCACCATAATCAATTTTGGTATGGGAAGTCCAAATGCGGGTACCATCATCGACCTTCTCTCAGCCATACAACCCAAAGCTTTACTTTTTCTTGGAAAGTGTGGTGGATTAAAGGTGAGTAAAAACAAGGTAGGGGACTTCATCTTGCCTATTGCTGCCATCAGAGGGGAAGGAACTTCGAATGACTATTTGCCACCTGAAGTGCCAGCACTGCCTGCATTTGCCCTCCAAAAAGCGATTTCTACTACGATAAGAGATTGTGATAGGGACTACTGGACAGGCACAGTTTATACCACGAACAAACGTGTGTGGGAACACCGTGTGGATTTCAAAAGATATCTCACCAGATTGAGAGCGCTGGCCATTGATATGGAAACAGCTACGATATTTATTGCTGCTTTCAAGAATCGTATGCCTGCAGGAGCACTTCTGCTCGTTTCAGATATGCCTATGGTTCCGGAAGGGGTAAAAACTGAAGAAAGTGACAAATCTGTTACTGTAAATCATGCTGAACTTCATTTGCGCATCGGTATCGATTCCCTAAAGCAGTTGATCAACAATTCCATGACAGTAAGACATTTGAAATTTTGA
- a CDS encoding polysaccharide biosynthesis protein translates to MSVLRSLLKETVLYGMSYSLVRVLHFVIMTPYLTSVFKDEKAYFSLQTEIYFLIALMVGILSFRMETAYFRFVSDNQFKKSIYPTASRMILSACVLFSIFSIAFRKQIGEWLSYPDLGNVLIPAFLIIVLDAMIGLPFARLRFEKQARKYALIKVSSVLLTILLTVLLIEYRHLVQPWVKLSQDAHLKVFCILLANVLGSASSYALLIPEIRHTFDPPDKKLYLKLFHYTWPLVFVTIAYTINQFGGISFLKYLMPGTALENLKQSADYSAVLRLAVIMNIFVTAFNYAAEPFFFRNATAKDRVEIYSKTSLYFIIASSILYLIVCLFRDIPALLLNQNFRGSLSLLSILLISNILVGLSSNFSTWYKLSDRTFIAAWISLISLLITAVLSVWLIPLYGTTATAWILLVCNLFITVVSYLIGNKYMSQSYPLMRMSGYLLAAVGISILTDYFYSSISLSALMKYFINISILLLYIGICYRLEFSNHARKSRKEFHPEA, encoded by the coding sequence TTGAGTGTACTGCGATCACTGCTGAAAGAGACAGTTTTGTATGGCATGAGCTATAGCCTTGTCCGTGTATTGCATTTTGTGATCATGACACCTTACCTCACTTCCGTGTTCAAGGATGAAAAAGCATATTTTTCTTTACAGACCGAGATTTATTTTTTGATTGCGTTGATGGTTGGTATTTTGAGTTTTAGAATGGAAACGGCGTATTTCCGATTTGTCAGCGATAATCAATTTAAGAAATCAATCTACCCGACTGCATCACGAATGATACTAAGCGCGTGCGTGCTTTTTTCTATTTTTTCCATTGCATTCAGGAAGCAAATTGGTGAATGGCTGTCTTATCCAGATCTGGGCAATGTCTTGATCCCTGCATTCCTGATCATTGTCCTCGATGCAATGATTGGACTCCCTTTTGCAAGATTGAGATTTGAAAAGCAAGCACGTAAATATGCCTTGATTAAAGTTAGTTCCGTATTACTGACAATTCTGCTCACGGTTCTATTAATAGAATACAGGCATCTGGTGCAACCCTGGGTGAAGCTGAGTCAGGATGCTCATTTAAAAGTTTTCTGTATCCTTCTGGCAAATGTATTAGGAAGTGCCTCCTCTTATGCTTTGCTCATTCCCGAAATCAGACATACATTTGATCCACCGGACAAGAAATTATATCTAAAATTGTTTCATTACACCTGGCCTTTGGTATTTGTGACAATCGCATATACTATAAACCAGTTTGGAGGAATCAGTTTTCTAAAATATCTGATGCCCGGCACCGCTTTGGAAAACCTCAAACAATCTGCTGACTATTCAGCTGTATTGAGGCTTGCCGTCATCATGAATATTTTCGTAACAGCTTTTAATTATGCAGCCGAGCCATTTTTCTTCAGGAATGCCACAGCGAAGGACAGGGTGGAAATATATAGCAAGACCAGCTTGTATTTTATTATCGCTTCTTCTATACTTTACCTGATCGTTTGCCTGTTCAGAGATATTCCCGCTCTGCTGCTTAACCAGAATTTTAGGGGTTCGTTGTCCCTGTTGAGCATTTTGCTCATCTCCAATATTCTTGTTGGTTTGTCTTCTAACTTCTCTACATGGTATAAACTGTCAGATCGAACATTTATCGCTGCCTGGATCAGCCTGATATCACTTTTGATAACTGCTGTGCTAAGTGTATGGCTAATACCACTCTATGGTACAACAGCTACTGCCTGGATACTATTGGTGTGCAATCTTTTTATCACTGTCGTATCCTACCTGATCGGAAATAAATATATGTCTCAAAGTTATCCGTTGATGAGAATGAGCGGATACTTATTGGCAGCGGTAGGGATAAGTATCCTCACAGATTATTTTTATTCCTCAATAAGCCTCTCCGCTTTGATGAAGTACTTCATCAATATTTCAATCTTGCTCCTTTATATAGGAATCTGCTACCGACTTGAGTTTTCAAATCATGCCAGAAAAAGCAGGAAGGAATTTCATCCTGAGGCTTGA
- a CDS encoding isoaspartyl peptidase/L-asparaginase has translation MHKIGIAIHGGAGTLRPQDMNEERESLYKRELKFAIQKGVEILSAGGSALEAVEKAVVALEDCELFNAGKGSVFTSNGIHEMDASIMDGNGGKAGAVALLRNVKNPVSLARLVMEKTNHVLLAGEGAELFAKEIGVKFEPDDYFYSQHRYDQLEHARHSDKVILDHSVLNEKKFGTVGAVALDQSGNLAAATSTGGMTNKKYGRIGDSPLIGSGTYASNESCAVSCTGSGEYFIRTNAAFHVSALMKYGGKNLSEATGELIHHILPKIGGDGGLIGIDRNGNISMVFNTEGMYRASWNEDGEIQLRIYS, from the coding sequence ATGCATAAAATTGGGATAGCCATCCATGGAGGAGCAGGAACTCTTCGACCTCAGGACATGAATGAAGAAAGGGAGAGCCTTTATAAAAGAGAGTTGAAATTTGCCATTCAAAAAGGAGTAGAAATCCTTAGTGCCGGTGGAAGTGCTTTAGAAGCGGTAGAAAAAGCGGTGGTAGCACTGGAAGACTGTGAATTATTTAATGCTGGTAAAGGCTCTGTTTTTACTTCTAATGGAATCCATGAAATGGATGCTTCTATTATGGATGGCAATGGCGGAAAGGCCGGAGCTGTGGCTTTACTGCGCAATGTAAAAAATCCCGTTTCACTTGCTCGGCTAGTAATGGAAAAAACAAACCATGTTCTATTGGCCGGAGAGGGAGCCGAGTTGTTTGCAAAGGAAATAGGAGTGAAATTTGAACCAGATGACTATTTTTATTCTCAACACAGATATGATCAGTTGGAACATGCAAGACACTCTGACAAGGTAATTCTGGACCATAGCGTATTGAATGAAAAAAAGTTTGGGACAGTTGGAGCAGTCGCATTAGATCAAAGTGGAAATCTGGCGGCAGCTACAAGTACAGGAGGTATGACCAATAAAAAATATGGTCGAATTGGAGATAGCCCCCTCATTGGTTCTGGAACATATGCATCAAATGAAAGCTGCGCTGTTTCTTGTACAGGATCAGGCGAGTATTTTATACGTACAAATGCAGCTTTCCATGTTTCAGCGCTCATGAAATATGGAGGTAAAAATCTAAGTGAAGCGACGGGAGAGTTAATCCATCATATATTGCCAAAAATTGGAGGTGACGGAGGATTGATAGGCATAGATCGAAATGGAAACATTTCGATGGTATTCAATACCGAAGGCATGTACCGCGCCAGCTGGAATGAAGATGGTGAAATTCAGCTCAGGATTTATTCTTGA
- a CDS encoding PstS family phosphate ABC transporter substrate-binding protein: MKNALLALTAVMLLGTACKNSSPESGASGSKTQSITIDGSSTVYPITEAVTEEFNKKFPNVKVAAGLSGTGGGFKKFGRGEIDINDASRAIKPAEDSLAKAHNIEYLDLLIAYDGLAIVANPQNTWCNDFTVEELKKLWEPAAQGTIKKWNQIRPEWPNEEIHLFGPGVESGTYDYFTEAIVGKSHSSRGDYTASEDDHVLVQGIMNDKLALGFFGLAYYEENMNKLKLIGLDDGKAENGAGAIKPSIETVKNKNYAPLGRPLMIYINSKAAERQEVRDFVQFYFEHVETLAKEIGYVPLTTEEINQQHQKWDSFVANIQVK; encoded by the coding sequence ATGAAAAACGCTTTACTCGCATTAACAGCAGTTATGCTGTTGGGAACTGCATGCAAAAATTCAAGCCCTGAATCGGGTGCTTCAGGAAGCAAAACTCAATCGATCACCATAGACGGTTCGAGTACGGTATATCCCATTACAGAAGCTGTTACAGAAGAATTCAATAAGAAATTTCCAAATGTCAAAGTAGCTGCCGGGCTCTCAGGTACAGGCGGTGGATTCAAGAAATTTGGCAGAGGCGAAATTGATATCAACGATGCATCCAGAGCAATAAAACCTGCTGAAGACAGTCTGGCAAAAGCTCATAATATAGAATATTTAGACCTATTGATCGCATATGATGGATTAGCAATAGTGGCAAATCCTCAAAATACCTGGTGCAATGATTTTACTGTAGAAGAACTCAAAAAGTTGTGGGAACCAGCTGCACAGGGAACTATCAAAAAATGGAATCAAATCAGACCTGAATGGCCAAATGAAGAAATCCATCTCTTTGGCCCTGGAGTCGAAAGCGGAACTTATGATTATTTTACAGAAGCAATTGTAGGCAAGAGTCACTCGAGTCGTGGAGATTACACTGCCAGTGAGGATGATCATGTATTGGTGCAAGGTATCATGAATGATAAGCTAGCATTAGGATTTTTTGGACTGGCTTACTACGAAGAAAATATGAATAAATTAAAACTCATCGGATTGGATGATGGAAAAGCTGAAAACGGTGCCGGTGCAATAAAACCTTCGATCGAAACAGTTAAAAATAAAAATTATGCCCCACTCGGCAGACCACTCATGATCTATATCAATAGCAAAGCTGCTGAAAGACAGGAGGTCAGGGATTTTGTTCAGTTCTACTTTGAACATGTGGAAACATTGGCCAAAGAAATAGGATATGTTCCACTGACCACTGAGGAAATTAACCAGCAACATCAAAAATGGGACTCTTTTGTCGCCAATATTCAAGTGAAGTAA
- a CDS encoding methionine adenosyltransferase: MPYLFTSESVSEGHPDKVADQISDALIDNFLAFDKESKVACETLVTTGQVVVAGEVKTKTYLDVQKIVRDVIAKIGYTRSEYMFEANSCGVLSAIHEQSADINRGVDKKKKIEQGAGDQGMMFGYATNETENYMPLSLDLAHMLLQELSRIRKDKKVMTYLRPDAKSQVTIEYNDDNRPLRIDSIVISTQHDEFIVAKTKTQANQEKADKVMLEQIADDIKHILIPRVKRKLPAAIQKLFNSETKYHINPTGKFVIGGPHGDTGLTGRKIIVDTYGGKGAHGGGAFSGKDPSKVDRSAAYATRHIAKNMVAAGLCDEVLVQVSYAIGLAKPCGLYVNTYGTAKVKLTDGQIARRIEKLFDLRPYAIEQRLKLRNPIYSETASYGHMGRENRIVEKVFTTPEGSSKIVKVELFTWEKLDMVRPIRKAFNLK, encoded by the coding sequence ATGCCATATCTTTTTACGTCTGAATCAGTTTCTGAAGGCCATCCGGATAAAGTAGCCGATCAAATTTCAGATGCTCTTATTGACAACTTTTTAGCTTTTGACAAAGAATCAAAGGTTGCTTGCGAAACATTGGTGACAACTGGCCAGGTAGTAGTAGCAGGCGAAGTCAAAACTAAAACCTATCTGGATGTTCAAAAAATAGTTCGGGATGTCATTGCAAAGATAGGTTATACTCGAAGTGAGTATATGTTCGAAGCAAACAGCTGTGGCGTATTGAGTGCAATCCATGAACAAAGTGCTGATATCAACAGAGGTGTTGACAAGAAGAAAAAAATTGAGCAAGGTGCAGGAGATCAGGGAATGATGTTCGGATATGCTACGAATGAGACTGAAAACTACATGCCTTTGTCCCTTGATTTGGCACATATGCTATTGCAAGAACTCTCTCGTATTCGAAAAGACAAGAAAGTGATGACCTACCTGAGGCCGGACGCTAAAAGTCAGGTTACAATTGAATATAACGATGATAACAGACCTCTTCGCATTGACTCCATAGTGATATCTACACAACACGATGAGTTTATTGTTGCTAAAACCAAGACCCAAGCAAATCAAGAAAAAGCCGACAAGGTAATGTTGGAGCAGATTGCCGATGATATCAAGCATATTTTAATACCTCGTGTGAAGAGAAAACTGCCAGCTGCCATCCAAAAATTATTCAATTCAGAAACCAAGTATCACATTAACCCTACAGGAAAGTTTGTAATTGGCGGTCCTCATGGTGATACAGGCTTGACCGGTCGTAAAATCATAGTAGATACCTACGGGGGCAAAGGTGCTCACGGAGGTGGCGCTTTTTCGGGCAAAGATCCATCTAAAGTAGACAGATCCGCAGCTTATGCTACGAGGCATATAGCAAAGAACATGGTTGCTGCCGGACTTTGTGACGAAGTATTGGTCCAGGTTTCATATGCCATTGGACTTGCTAAACCTTGTGGCCTTTATGTCAATACTTATGGCACCGCTAAAGTAAAATTGACTGACGGTCAAATAGCGAGAAGGATTGAAAAATTATTTGACCTTAGACCTTATGCCATAGAGCAACGACTCAAATTGCGCAATCCCATTTATTCCGAAACAGCATCCTACGGTCACATGGGTAGAGAGAATCGCATTGTGGAAAAAGTGTTTACAACTCCGGAAGGAAGTTCGAAAATAGTGAAAGTGGAGCTTTTTACTTGGGAAAAACTGGACATGGTCAGACCTATTCGAAAGGCATTCAATCTGAAATAA